A section of the Elizabethkingia anophelis R26 genome encodes:
- a CDS encoding nucleotidyltransferase domain-containing protein, with protein MTIQDLKNQKLILFEAVSGSRAFGLATENSDTDIRGVYYLPKDSFLGLDYIPQISNETNDITYYEIGRFMELLQKNNPNILEILASPDDCILYKHPLMDLLSPKDFLSRQCKDTFAGYAISQIKKAKGLNKKILNPVAKERKSVLDFCYILQDHLSVPLKKWLTEQKKTQDKCGLVNIDNTRGMFALFYDETGTMGYKGVIQNEEANQVSVSSIPKEAKCIAYLFCNLDAYSVYCKDYREYWKWVSERNEDRYNVNQKHGLNYDSKNMMHTIRLLQSCEQIFRTGSLQVRVDNRSELLDIKSGNHAYETVMQKAEDLIQTIEHYYTTSTLPDYPDIQRTEGLLVEIRKKLYN; from the coding sequence ATGACTATCCAGGATCTGAAAAACCAAAAACTTATTCTATTTGAAGCAGTCTCCGGAAGCCGTGCTTTCGGACTGGCTACAGAAAATTCGGATACCGATATACGGGGTGTTTACTATTTGCCAAAAGATTCCTTTTTAGGTCTCGATTATATTCCACAGATATCCAACGAAACCAATGACATTACCTATTATGAAATAGGCAGGTTTATGGAGCTTCTGCAAAAAAACAACCCGAATATTCTTGAAATTCTGGCCAGTCCTGATGATTGTATTTTGTATAAACACCCATTGATGGACTTGCTGTCCCCAAAAGATTTTCTATCCAGGCAATGTAAAGATACTTTTGCCGGCTATGCCATATCCCAGATTAAAAAGGCTAAAGGGCTGAATAAAAAAATACTGAATCCTGTAGCAAAAGAAAGAAAATCCGTTCTCGACTTTTGCTATATTCTTCAGGACCATCTTTCCGTCCCTTTGAAAAAATGGTTAACGGAGCAGAAAAAAACACAGGATAAATGCGGTCTGGTTAATATAGACAATACCCGCGGAATGTTTGCACTTTTCTATGATGAAACCGGTACAATGGGATATAAAGGAGTTATACAAAATGAAGAGGCCAATCAGGTTTCGGTATCATCCATACCTAAAGAGGCTAAATGTATCGCTTATCTTTTCTGTAATCTGGATGCTTATTCTGTCTATTGCAAAGATTACCGCGAATACTGGAAATGGGTTTCCGAACGTAATGAAGACCGCTACAATGTAAACCAGAAACACGGTCTAAACTATGACAGTAAAAATATGATGCATACAATCCGATTGCTACAATCCTGTGAACAAATCTTCAGAACAGGTTCTTTACAGGTACGTGTGGATAACCGAAGTGAATTATTGGATATTAAGTCCGGTAACCATGCATATGAAACAGTTATGCAAAAAGCAGAAGATTTGATACAGACTATTGAACATTATTACACTACTTCTACTCTTCCGGACTATCCAGACATACAAAGGACAGAAGGTTTATTGGTAGAAATACGGAAGAAACTGTATAACTAA
- a CDS encoding DUF2975 domain-containing protein — protein sequence MNQNKIISKILYYICCTLSAGYLVTAVYSILCLITGFAITPYKQNLYLHINYPFTETPFLNIENNYPYIIFSFMTVLIGYGIFFWLSAKVFRVFIQPKLFTKENISELRRFYIYNIFFPLPVAILASFFVEVESIVWGLVFIHFMLGIFCLFLANIFSQGLHLQNEQDLFI from the coding sequence ATGAACCAGAACAAAATTATTTCAAAAATACTCTACTATATATGCTGCACCTTGTCTGCAGGCTATCTGGTAACAGCTGTATATTCAATACTCTGTCTTATAACCGGTTTCGCTATTACTCCCTATAAGCAGAATCTTTATCTGCATATAAATTATCCGTTTACAGAAACTCCTTTTCTGAACATAGAGAACAATTACCCTTACATTATATTTTCTTTTATGACCGTCCTTATCGGTTATGGTATATTTTTCTGGCTTTCGGCAAAGGTTTTCAGAGTATTTATTCAACCAAAGCTTTTTACGAAAGAGAATATCTCGGAACTCCGAAGATTTTATATTTATAATATTTTTTTTCCGTTGCCTGTTGCTATATTAGCCAGCTTCTTTGTAGAGGTAGAAAGTATAGTCTGGGGATTAGTATTTATCCACTTTATGTTAGGAATATTCTGCCTGTTCCTCGCGAATATCTTTTCGCAAGGGTTACATTTGCAAAACGAACAAGACTTATTTATATAA
- a CDS encoding ABC transporter ATP-binding protein: MNTLSINHLSLTYKNGFQAIKDISLEIGNGMFGLLGPNGAGKSSLMKTIVGLQKPTSGSIVFNGVNVSEDPDYIKQNLGFLPQDFGVYPKVSAYDLLEHIALLKGISNRTERKKQILNLLEKVNLSDFRKKEVHTFSGGMRQRFGIAQALLGNPKIIIVDEPTAGLDPEERNRFNSLLNDISKDVIVILSTHLVEDVRNLCSEMAIMNKGQLLRKGKPNELIAELRNKIWSRSIDKSELENYRNMYHIISQQLIERELYITTYSPEQPQDFLSVNPLLEHVYFQTLTQKP; encoded by the coding sequence ATGAACACACTATCTATTAACCACCTCAGCCTGACTTATAAAAATGGTTTTCAGGCAATTAAAGACATTTCATTGGAAATAGGAAACGGTATGTTTGGGCTTTTGGGACCCAACGGTGCCGGAAAATCCTCGTTGATGAAAACCATTGTAGGCTTACAAAAACCAACTTCCGGGAGTATTGTTTTCAACGGAGTCAATGTATCTGAAGATCCGGATTACATCAAACAAAACCTCGGTTTCCTGCCTCAGGATTTTGGTGTTTATCCTAAAGTATCGGCTTATGATCTTTTGGAGCACATAGCCTTGTTGAAAGGCATTAGCAATCGTACAGAACGCAAAAAACAAATCCTGAATCTGTTGGAAAAAGTTAATCTTTCTGATTTCAGAAAAAAAGAAGTGCATACCTTCTCCGGTGGTATGCGGCAGAGATTTGGTATAGCGCAGGCTTTGTTAGGAAATCCAAAAATTATTATTGTAGATGAACCTACAGCCGGGCTTGATCCTGAGGAACGTAATCGCTTCAACTCTTTACTGAATGACATTAGTAAAGATGTTATTGTGATTCTTTCTACACATTTGGTAGAAGATGTCCGCAATCTATGCTCCGAAATGGCAATTATGAATAAAGGACAGCTTCTGAGAAAAGGAAAACCTAACGAGCTGATTGCTGAGCTTAGAAATAAAATATGGTCCAGGTCCATTGATAAATCTGAGCTGGAAAATTACCGGAATATGTACCATATTATCAGTCAGCAACTGATTGAAAGAGAATTATACATTACTACTTATTCCCCGGAGCAGCCTCAGGATTTTCTTTCAGTAAATCCTTTACTGGAACACGTTTACTTCCAAACACTTACTCAAAAACCTTAG
- a CDS encoding ABC transporter permease/M1 family aminopeptidase codes for MNTIFLFEIQRLRKHWFSYAIAITLMGIGIFCGNNFNMSVGDGIYLNSPYTIGFITGMLSLAVIFIAIIYAFQQLFKDQDSKFDIVLFSFPLSRNKYLNGHFASYFLYTFLSFVFIVLGFIIGQNLRSGSEIQTNFNAWYYIYPLLIFGFLNCFLVCSFLFFISFTTRKKLLVVVGGLLLYVFYMVVLVFSNSPFMAGSLPQSAEAQHLSAIADPFGLSSYFLEAKDLNIQQKNTRVTPFSGILLLNRGLYFTISLALLILTHSLFSFSGAAAKKFKKGTPISSESSAVDFVEYKTANLNFGNIAGIVSALSFARIDLIYLFKSIAIPAISILLLFFTGMEMYAEIEKGIRLPQKFASSGLMAVTISENFHLLGLLVMTYFINDLYWRSQISGFALIEKSIFFYKNKLTGHFLSSCILLFFFTGILIAEGLVFQWAYHYFHIDWYAYWGAVLFNTFPLMLFSGLILLINDNIRNRFLALGLSILAVFLFTGPLSKKLISFPVLRIFSDYAGVYSDFNGYGAYAFSFAERLIFGLALVFLLWKLNEFVKAKKWNLKGSVLMIILLIAGIFSANLFMKGYTPKDKEKALADAAGYELKFRKYESLPQPVITDIKTDIQLYPATNSYKIQGHYSLVNQTGKMIDRVLINFSPDLKIESAIFTTATERKNIDSDITEIILKKPLEPNESAGLDFRLSYHWYSVNGHQSFNAIIENGSFMRISRYYPVIGYQKDRETEDEHIRKKYKLGELDKLKKAEGPEVFKNDFINLDMTVSTDKNQTAIGTGDLIKRWTKDNRNYFRYTVKSIPFRFAVSSAEYDQKSLIYKGIKMNIMYLRKHAENVDHLIRNAKLTLDYCIRNFGQYPFKSITFAEISSFTKGFAATAYPSAVFMPEDMVFHANIHADKKQDVINELAGHELSHLWWGNSLINPDEREGAVMLTETLAMYTEMMLYKKMHGEAKMKERLKIHQQIYDNEKGLSENQPLYKVTVEDAHISYSKGAVVMVKLSELIGENKVNMALKKFLENNRYPKKPRSIDLLNEFYKVSPDKRKEIDKLFKEI; via the coding sequence ATGAACACCATATTTTTATTTGAGATCCAACGCCTTAGGAAGCATTGGTTCAGTTATGCTATTGCCATTACCCTTATGGGAATTGGAATATTTTGTGGCAATAATTTTAATATGTCGGTTGGCGATGGTATTTATCTCAATTCACCCTATACGATTGGATTTATAACCGGAATGCTGAGTCTGGCTGTTATATTTATTGCTATTATTTATGCTTTTCAGCAACTATTCAAAGATCAGGATTCTAAATTTGATATTGTACTTTTCTCATTTCCATTATCCCGAAATAAATACCTGAACGGACATTTTGCTTCTTATTTCCTGTATACTTTCCTGAGTTTTGTCTTTATTGTTTTAGGTTTCATAATTGGGCAAAATCTGAGATCCGGTAGCGAAATACAGACTAACTTCAATGCATGGTACTATATTTACCCGCTTCTGATCTTCGGTTTTCTTAACTGTTTTCTGGTGTGCAGCTTTCTGTTCTTTATATCATTTACTACTCGCAAAAAGCTATTGGTAGTCGTCGGCGGGTTGCTATTGTATGTTTTTTATATGGTAGTCCTCGTGTTTTCCAATTCACCTTTTATGGCTGGCAGCCTGCCACAGTCTGCCGAAGCCCAGCACTTATCAGCTATTGCAGATCCTTTTGGTCTGTCTTCCTATTTTTTAGAAGCAAAGGATTTGAATATTCAGCAAAAGAACACTCGGGTTACACCATTTTCAGGAATATTACTTCTAAACAGGGGCCTTTACTTTACAATATCTCTAGCTTTACTTATTCTTACCCACAGCTTGTTTTCTTTTTCAGGTGCTGCAGCGAAAAAATTTAAAAAAGGAACTCCCATATCTTCCGAATCCTCAGCTGTTGATTTTGTAGAATATAAAACCGCAAATCTGAATTTCGGGAATATAGCAGGAATAGTTTCGGCTCTGTCTTTTGCCAGAATAGATCTTATATATTTGTTTAAAAGCATTGCAATTCCGGCGATTTCTATTTTATTACTCTTCTTTACCGGAATGGAGATGTATGCTGAGATTGAGAAAGGAATACGACTTCCACAGAAATTTGCAAGCTCCGGATTAATGGCTGTTACAATTTCAGAGAACTTTCATCTACTGGGACTACTTGTCATGACCTATTTCATTAATGATTTGTATTGGCGAAGTCAGATCTCCGGCTTTGCTCTGATCGAAAAAAGTATTTTTTTTTACAAAAATAAACTTACAGGTCATTTTCTTTCATCCTGCATTTTGTTATTCTTTTTCACCGGAATACTGATTGCCGAAGGTCTTGTATTCCAATGGGCATATCATTATTTCCATATTGACTGGTATGCCTATTGGGGTGCAGTACTCTTCAATACTTTTCCGCTAATGTTATTTTCGGGGCTGATATTACTAATCAATGACAATATAAGAAACAGATTTCTAGCCTTAGGTCTTTCTATATTGGCTGTTTTCCTGTTTACAGGTCCTCTGTCTAAAAAACTTATTTCATTTCCTGTACTCAGAATATTTTCGGACTACGCTGGAGTCTACAGCGATTTCAACGGATACGGAGCTTATGCTTTTTCTTTTGCAGAAAGATTAATATTCGGACTGGCGCTTGTATTTTTATTATGGAAGTTAAATGAATTTGTTAAAGCCAAAAAATGGAATCTGAAAGGTTCTGTTCTGATGATAATCTTACTAATAGCAGGAATATTCAGTGCTAACCTTTTTATGAAAGGTTATACGCCTAAAGATAAAGAAAAGGCGTTGGCTGATGCTGCCGGTTATGAATTAAAGTTCCGGAAATATGAAAGTCTCCCTCAGCCTGTTATTACAGATATTAAGACAGATATTCAACTTTACCCGGCTACCAATTCTTATAAGATTCAGGGACACTATTCTTTGGTAAATCAGACAGGTAAAATGATTGACAGGGTTCTAATTAATTTTAGTCCTGATTTAAAGATTGAATCTGCTATTTTCACTACAGCTACAGAGCGCAAAAATATAGACAGTGATATAACAGAAATTATACTAAAAAAGCCTTTAGAACCGAATGAAAGTGCTGGTCTGGATTTCAGATTATCCTACCATTGGTATAGTGTAAATGGCCATCAATCCTTTAATGCCATTATAGAAAATGGCTCATTCATGCGGATTAGCCGCTATTATCCGGTTATTGGCTATCAGAAAGACAGAGAAACGGAAGATGAGCATATCCGAAAAAAATATAAACTTGGAGAATTGGATAAATTAAAGAAAGCTGAGGGTCCGGAAGTATTCAAAAACGATTTTATTAACCTGGATATGACAGTTTCCACAGATAAAAATCAAACGGCCATAGGTACGGGAGATCTTATAAAACGCTGGACCAAAGATAATAGAAATTATTTCCGCTATACAGTAAAGTCTATTCCTTTCCGGTTTGCTGTTTCATCAGCAGAATACGACCAGAAAAGCCTTATTTACAAAGGAATTAAAATGAATATAATGTATCTGAGGAAGCATGCCGAAAATGTAGACCACCTCATCCGCAATGCAAAACTTACGCTGGATTACTGTATCCGGAATTTTGGGCAGTATCCTTTCAAAAGCATCACTTTTGCCGAAATCTCCTCATTTACCAAAGGTTTTGCTGCAACAGCATATCCTTCTGCAGTATTTATGCCCGAAGACATGGTGTTTCACGCCAATATACATGCGGACAAAAAACAGGATGTTATTAATGAGCTTGCCGGACACGAGCTTTCACATCTCTGGTGGGGTAACAGCCTGATTAATCCAGATGAACGCGAAGGCGCAGTAATGCTTACGGAAACGCTTGCTATGTATACAGAAATGATGTTGTATAAAAAAATGCACGGAGAAGCAAAAATGAAGGAAAGACTAAAGATACATCAACAAATCTATGATAATGAAAAGGGGCTGTCTGAAAACCAACCCCTGTATAAGGTTACAGTCGAAGATGCACATATTTCTTATTCAAAGGGGGCGGTAGTTATGGTAAAACTAAGTGAACTTATCGGTGAGAATAAAGTCAATATGGCTTTAAAAAAATTCCTTGAAAATAACCGATATCCAAAGAAGCCAAGGAGTATAGATTTATTGAACGAATTCTACAAGGTAAGCCCCGATAAAAGGAAAGAGATTGACAAGCTTTTTAAAGAGATTTAA
- a CDS encoding acyl-CoA dehydrogenase family protein, protein MSNIFANIRQAITLFKSVDFEKLSKISQRVDIPKLMDNFSKLDDKQLKGLMKMMDQDRPKKELPPIDGDFYDIYHTLTPEQREVQLKVRAFMEKEVKPLVNNYWLHDEFPFELIPKFKELNICGVTYEGYGCPGMPFLMEGVIAMEMARIDASIATFFGVQSGLAMGSIYICGSEEQKQKWLPQMQKFDKIGAFGLTEPEVGSGAAGGLTATCKRTVEGWVLNGEKKWIGNATFADLIIIWARDLDDGEVKGFIVEKDNPGFSVEKIKGKMALRIVQNGHITLKDCLVTEENRLQNANSFKDTAKVLRMTRAGVAWMATGCARGAYESALDYTRKRKQFGKPIASFQMIQGHLVEMLSNLTAMQTLVFRLSEMQDEGILKDEHASLAKVFCTMRTRDIVSRAREVMGGNGILLEYDVARFVADAEAIYSYEGTKEINSLIVGRSITGFSAFV, encoded by the coding sequence ATGTCAAATATTTTCGCCAATATCCGGCAGGCTATAACATTGTTTAAATCTGTCGATTTTGAAAAGCTGAGCAAGATCTCGCAAAGAGTAGATATTCCAAAGCTTATGGATAACTTTTCTAAGTTGGATGATAAGCAGCTAAAGGGACTGATGAAAATGATGGATCAGGACAGACCCAAAAAAGAGCTTCCTCCTATAGATGGGGATTTTTATGATATCTACCATACATTGACACCAGAACAACGAGAGGTTCAGTTGAAAGTACGGGCTTTCATGGAAAAAGAAGTAAAGCCTCTGGTAAATAATTATTGGCTGCACGACGAATTTCCTTTTGAACTGATTCCGAAATTTAAGGAACTAAATATATGTGGTGTTACCTATGAAGGCTATGGCTGTCCGGGAATGCCATTCCTTATGGAAGGTGTTATTGCTATGGAAATGGCACGGATAGATGCTTCTATAGCAACTTTCTTTGGTGTACAATCGGGGCTGGCAATGGGTTCCATATACATATGCGGTTCCGAGGAGCAAAAGCAGAAATGGCTTCCGCAAATGCAAAAGTTTGATAAAATTGGTGCTTTTGGGCTTACGGAGCCGGAAGTGGGTTCCGGAGCTGCAGGCGGATTAACTGCTACCTGTAAAAGGACAGTGGAAGGTTGGGTGTTGAATGGTGAGAAAAAATGGATTGGTAATGCCACATTTGCTGACCTCATTATTATCTGGGCAAGGGATCTGGACGATGGCGAGGTAAAAGGCTTTATTGTGGAAAAAGATAACCCGGGCTTTTCTGTGGAAAAAATTAAAGGTAAAATGGCGCTCAGAATTGTGCAAAACGGACATATTACATTAAAAGATTGTCTGGTAACAGAAGAAAACCGTTTGCAAAATGCTAATTCATTTAAAGATACAGCAAAAGTATTGAGAATGACAAGAGCCGGAGTGGCCTGGATGGCAACAGGTTGTGCGCGGGGAGCTTATGAAAGTGCACTGGATTATACCAGGAAACGTAAGCAATTTGGAAAACCTATTGCTTCTTTCCAGATGATTCAGGGACATCTTGTAGAAATGTTGTCGAATCTTACTGCAATGCAGACACTGGTATTCAGGCTTTCTGAAATGCAGGATGAAGGAATATTGAAGGATGAACATGCATCTCTGGCAAAAGTATTCTGTACGATGAGGACGCGTGATATTGTTTCGCGTGCCCGTGAAGTAATGGGCGGAAATGGAATCCTGCTGGAATATGATGTTGCTCGCTTTGTTGCAGATGCCGAAGCTATTTATTCTTACGAAGGAACAAAGGAAATTAACTCACTTATTGTCGGCAGGTCTATTACGGGCTTTAGTGCATTTGTATAA
- a CDS encoding putative polyvalent protein kinase domain-containing protein has translation MKDELQNIISGKSPVRYGDAIQKISRYLREGQSPSRTLKTSKQIKSEETALLKQYCNQNNFWVTTIDISTFISSGAEQRVYLFNKYKVIKLNDSIYYEVWLDYFNNLLLNNYFFPDTAYQLLGFYKSEDILYAVVEQDFIESDKLTELEQVRIFLFSNGFINHRNNDYHHPELGIILEDLHDENVLTYQDNLFFIDTVFYLTKQFYQ, from the coding sequence ATGAAAGATGAATTACAAAATATCATTTCAGGAAAGAGCCCGGTTAGGTATGGAGATGCTATCCAAAAAATCTCCCGTTACCTTAGAGAAGGCCAAAGCCCAAGCAGAACGCTTAAGACAAGCAAGCAAATCAAAAGTGAAGAAACAGCGCTCTTAAAACAATACTGTAATCAAAATAATTTTTGGGTTACTACAATTGATATTAGTACTTTTATTTCTTCCGGAGCAGAACAAAGAGTATATCTTTTCAATAAGTATAAGGTAATAAAACTCAATGACTCTATTTATTATGAAGTTTGGTTAGACTACTTTAATAATCTACTGCTAAATAATTATTTTTTTCCTGATACAGCCTATCAATTACTTGGTTTTTATAAGTCTGAAGATATCTTATATGCAGTCGTTGAGCAGGATTTTATAGAATCCGATAAACTTACCGAGCTTGAACAAGTAAGAATATTTCTTTTTTCCAATGGATTTATTAATCACAGAAATAATGATTACCATCATCCGGAATTAGGAATAATCCTAGAAGACTTGCATGATGAAAATGTATTAACCTATCAGGATAATTTATTTTTTATAGACACTGTTTTTTATCTTACCAAACAATTCTACCAATGA
- a CDS encoding nucleotidyltransferase domain-containing protein, whose amino-acid sequence MKTKIIEKLRETEAKYNIEILLAVESGSRAWGFASPDSDYDIRFIYRHSKDWYLTPWDKDETIEFMTEDDLDGSGWDLRKTFHLLLKSNAALLSWFYSPIVYIENKSFTKLFKPLADQSFSPIAVSFHYLSMSKKYLESCRNEKVKLKSYFYCLRTALSGKWITEKKTVPPVLFSDLLVLADPAIRTKIENLIVLKATKGETYFHSNDWQLFEFMELLISENEKKAKNLSGSKTDKVEMEKIFRKIIS is encoded by the coding sequence ATGAAAACTAAAATAATAGAAAAGTTAAGGGAAACCGAAGCAAAATATAATATAGAAATATTACTTGCTGTAGAATCCGGAAGCAGAGCCTGGGGCTTTGCTTCTCCGGATAGCGATTACGATATACGCTTTATCTACAGGCATTCCAAAGACTGGTATCTGACACCTTGGGATAAAGATGAAACAATAGAATTTATGACAGAGGACGATTTGGATGGTTCCGGTTGGGATTTACGTAAAACCTTTCATCTGTTACTCAAATCCAATGCAGCATTGCTCAGCTGGTTTTATTCACCAATAGTGTATATAGAAAACAAAAGCTTTACAAAGCTGTTCAAACCTCTGGCTGATCAAAGTTTCTCTCCAATAGCTGTTTCTTTTCATTATCTGAGTATGAGTAAAAAATACCTGGAGTCCTGCAGAAATGAGAAAGTAAAACTGAAAAGTTATTTCTATTGCCTGAGAACCGCATTATCCGGAAAATGGATAACAGAGAAGAAAACTGTTCCGCCGGTATTGTTCAGTGATCTGTTAGTCTTGGCAGATCCAGCAATAAGAACAAAAATAGAAAACCTGATCGTATTAAAAGCAACGAAAGGTGAAACTTATTTTCATTCAAATGACTGGCAACTTTTCGAATTTATGGAACTTCTGATTTCAGAAAACGAGAAGAAAGCTAAAAACTTGTCCGGGAGTAAAACCGATAAGGTAGAAATGGAGAAGATTTTTAGAAAAATAATATCATAA
- a CDS encoding phytanoyl-CoA dioxygenase family protein: protein MQHNDYNESGYIHFENFFAETKLQETERILKKFHKSWLAVNAEGYKNGSINSHSITSGEFINEQERLSLFRFITQEKIKNILNSIFPVKAVFLNTQLFFDPFNPLQQNYWHRDIQYTGLSIDDQKEAIRNQNVVHFRIPFKPELGIELVPGTHKNWDLPEELETRLSLNGRKPGDSLERGKVISLDRGDLLVFSANMIHRGLYGRNRFSFDIIFCDDTPDFKEFIDPKNQPAPQELDVLDRQLFLNNP from the coding sequence ATGCAGCATAACGATTACAATGAGTCCGGTTATATTCATTTTGAAAACTTTTTTGCAGAAACCAAACTGCAAGAGACAGAGCGTATTCTGAAAAAATTCCATAAAAGCTGGCTGGCAGTCAATGCCGAAGGTTACAAGAATGGTTCTATCAACAGCCATAGTATAACATCCGGTGAGTTTATTAACGAACAGGAACGCCTTTCTCTTTTTCGTTTTATCACTCAGGAAAAAATTAAAAATATTCTTAACTCCATTTTTCCGGTAAAAGCTGTATTTCTGAACACGCAGCTATTTTTTGATCCGTTCAATCCGTTGCAGCAAAATTACTGGCACCGCGATATTCAGTATACAGGCTTGAGTATTGATGATCAAAAAGAAGCTATCCGGAACCAAAATGTTGTACACTTCAGAATCCCTTTCAAACCTGAACTGGGTATTGAATTAGTTCCTGGAACCCATAAAAACTGGGATCTCCCGGAAGAATTGGAAACCCGGTTATCTCTAAATGGACGCAAACCTGGTGACAGTCTGGAAAGGGGAAAAGTAATAAGTCTGGATCGTGGGGATCTTTTGGTATTTTCTGCAAATATGATTCACAGGGGGTTGTATGGGCGAAACCGTTTCTCTTTCGATATTATTTTCTGTGATGACACACCTGATTTCAAAGAATTTATCGATCCAAAAAATCAGCCTGCTCCGCAGGAATTAGACGTACTGGACCGTCAGTTATTTCTGAATAATCCCTGA
- a CDS encoding helix-turn-helix domain-containing protein, which translates to MPIVVNLDVMLAKRKMQSKELAEKLGITPVNLSILKTGKAKGVRFDTLEAICKILECQPGDILEYREE; encoded by the coding sequence ATGCCAATTGTAGTAAACTTAGATGTGATGCTTGCCAAGCGTAAAATGCAGAGTAAAGAATTGGCAGAAAAACTGGGAATTACTCCTGTAAACCTATCTATTCTGAAAACAGGCAAGGCCAAAGGCGTTCGTTTCGATACGCTGGAAGCTATCTGTAAGATTCTGGAGTGCCAGCCTGGAGATATTCTGGAATACAGAGAAGAATAA
- a CDS encoding TROVE domain-containing protein, whose amino-acid sequence MMSKLNSKKTGFASGIIAGKQTNAAGKYSDYELLRRVTLANLLFESDYYQPADEIMAQIENLCYKVTGQQIIDLALECRFEQKLRHTPLWLLILANDIHNANVKDAIARVANRPDMTMDLLQMLKARNGSYKMSKSVKKGLAKAFDQYDEYQIAKYRKSNMEVSLVDVVNLVHPKPIPENEKALKALVEDTLKPANTWEVALSQGADKKETFERMLTEKSLGSLAILRNLRNMTEAGLSRKTIREAIAQVKSNWLTPLNFLAAQRNAPEYTAYINDAMENCFSQEKITGTTILAIDVSGSMGQVTSSNSKFSRMDLAFAMAAVGSYIFEDLILVFTAGSDYSRKGKHMIWDSTKGLGIFKYYKKIYSELGGGGIFTYQLCEWLKEKGYAKDADRLVVISDSQDIDAQYGSKRKPDTAPYKTSYIIDISTHTHGIKTGNWTAEINGWSDRVFHYIKALENQNLLTEYVPE is encoded by the coding sequence ATGATGTCAAAGTTAAATTCAAAAAAAACAGGTTTTGCTTCCGGTATTATAGCCGGAAAACAAACAAATGCCGCAGGAAAATATTCCGATTATGAATTGTTGAGAAGGGTTACACTTGCTAATCTTCTTTTTGAATCTGACTATTACCAGCCGGCAGATGAAATTATGGCGCAGATAGAAAATCTGTGTTATAAAGTAACCGGGCAACAGATTATTGACCTGGCGCTGGAGTGCCGTTTTGAACAAAAACTGAGACATACACCACTATGGCTGTTAATTCTTGCAAATGACATTCATAATGCGAATGTAAAAGATGCTATTGCCAGAGTAGCCAACAGACCTGATATGACTATGGATCTGCTTCAGATGCTGAAAGCCAGAAACGGATCTTATAAAATGTCCAAATCTGTAAAAAAAGGTCTCGCAAAAGCTTTTGATCAGTACGACGAATACCAGATTGCCAAATACCGAAAAAGCAATATGGAAGTATCTTTGGTGGATGTGGTGAACCTTGTACATCCAAAGCCAATTCCGGAAAACGAAAAGGCATTAAAAGCTTTGGTAGAAGATACACTGAAGCCAGCCAATACATGGGAAGTAGCTTTGTCTCAAGGTGCTGATAAAAAAGAAACCTTCGAGAGAATGCTGACTGAAAAAAGTTTGGGTTCACTGGCTATATTAAGAAATCTTAGAAATATGACTGAGGCAGGACTTTCCAGAAAAACAATCCGGGAGGCAATTGCTCAGGTAAAAAGTAACTGGCTGACACCTTTAAACTTTCTGGCTGCACAAAGAAATGCGCCGGAATATACAGCTTACATCAACGATGCTATGGAAAACTGTTTCTCTCAGGAGAAAATAACGGGGACTACCATTTTAGCTATCGATGTATCCGGAAGTATGGGGCAGGTAACCTCATCCAATTCCAAATTTTCCAGAATGGATCTGGCTTTTGCTATGGCAGCAGTCGGTTCTTATATCTTTGAAGATCTTATTTTAGTATTTACAGCTGGTAGCGATTATTCCCGAAAAGGAAAACATATGATATGGGATAGTACTAAAGGCCTGGGGATATTCAAATATTATAAAAAGATATATTCTGAACTGGGAGGTGGTGGAATCTTTACTTATCAGCTATGCGAATGGCTGAAGGAAAAAGGTTATGCCAAAGATGCAGACCGACTGGTTGTGATATCCGATAGCCAGGATATCGATGCACAATACGGATCTAAAAGAAAACCTGATACTGCACCCTATAAGACTTCTTATATTATTGATATCTCAACCCATACACACGGAATAAAAACCGGAAACTGGACAGCAGAAATCAATGGATGGAGCGATCGTGTTTTCCATTATATTAAGGCTTTGGAGAACCAAAATCTATTAACAGAGTATGTCCCTGAATAA